Genomic segment of Saprospira sp. CCB-QB6:
AGTTGATTATGTCTATTCTTGATCCCGTCCAATTGGGCCCATTAACGCTAAAGAATGCCGTATTTATGGCGCCGCTCACTCGAAGTCGAGCCGATAATCCAGAAAGGGTACCCACGGCCTTACATCAGGAATATTATGCACAGCGAGCTTCTGCTGGCCTCCTCATTTCAGAGGGCTTGCCCATTTCTGATCGAGCTGGAGGCTATTTGTTTGTGCCTGGAATTTATACCCCTGCTCAAGTAGAGGCTTGGAAAGCGGTAACAGCAGCTGTAAAAGCTAAAGGCGGCCACTTTTTTGCCCAAATTTGGCATGTGGGCCGAGTCTCTCATCCCGATTTGATGAATGGACAGGCACTTTTGGCTCCTTCAGCTCTTGCTACGGGCAGTAAGAGCCGCACCCATGAAGGGCTCAAGCTTTCTCCTGTTCCTAAGGCCATGGACCAAGAAGATATTCAGGCTGTCATTGCCCAGTTTAAGCAAGCTGCTGCCAATGCTTTGGCCGCTGGCTTTGATGGGGTAGAGCTACATACGAGTAATGGTTACCTCTTCCATCAGTTTTTTGCCAATTCGGCTAACCAACGCCAAGATAAATATGGGGGGAGCATCGCCAATAGAGCGCGCTTCCTTTTTGAGGTCCTCGAGGCGGTCCAAGAAGTTTGTCCCCTAGAACGAGTTGGCCTGCGCTTCAATCCTATGTTAGATGGTCATATCGGTATTGATGTGGATAAAGAAACGATCCCCTTTTTTGATTACCTTTTGGATAAACTCAATGATTATCCCTTGGCCTATGTGCATCTGACTCGGCCTGGTCAAGCCTTTGCGCATCGCCAACTGGCCACGCAAGAGAAGGACCCCAATTTGTTTATTCAAGATGTTATTGGTCATTATCGCCAAATCTACAAAGGCTTTTTAGTGGCCAATGGCGGCTATACAGCTGAGACGGCAGCAGAAGAACTGGCCCAAAATCGAGCGAATGCCATTGCTTTTGGCAAAGCCTTTATCTCTAATCCAGATTTGGTGCAGCGAATGGCTAGCAATGCGGCTTGGACGCCTTGGAATTCCGATACTTTTTATACTCAAGGCCCAGAAGGTTATATAGATTACCCCTTTTTAGAAGAGGGCTAGCCCAAAAAAGGACCAAGCATAATTTACGCTTGGTCCTTTCTTTTTACGGCATTTGCTTATTCATAATTAGAGCCGTTTTCGAGATACTGTAACATTTCTTTTCGGTAAAGGTCGGGTAGGCAGCCTTCTTGGCCCTCCAATAAACAGCCAATGGGGATTTCTGGATAAAGTTGGTCATATCTGCGTACCTCACTCATAGAAATCCGTCTAAGAATATGTCTTCTAGACAATTCTGAGGGGTCTTTCATGCCTGCAGCAGCAAGTAACTCGACCAAAGCATGTACTGTTTTTTTATGAAAAGAGTAAATGCGTTCAGCTTTATCTGGAATATATAAGCCTTTCATGAGTTGTTTATCTTGAGTAGCGACTCCTGTGGGGCATTTATTTGTATGGCATTCTAGGGCCTGAATACAACCTACGGCCATCATCATGGCTCTAGCGCTATAACAAGCATCGGCCCCTAGGGCTAGGGTTTTAGCCAAATCAAAGCCACAGCTAATTTTACCTGCTGCTAGCACCTTAATATCTTTTTTAAGATCAAAGCCACGAAGCGTATCCACGGCAAAGCTAAGCCCATCGCGTAGAGGCATTCCTAATGAATCTGAGAATTCTACAGGAGCTGCTCCGGTACCGCCTTCTCCACCATCAATAGTAATAAAGTCGGGTTTGATGCCTGTTTTGACCATGGCTTTGCAGAGGTCGTAAAATTCAATTTCGGAGCCGATGCAGAGCTTAAAGCCAACAGGGCGGCCTTTAGAAAGTTGGCGGAGTTGAGCTACAAACTGGAGTAAGCCTTCTGGTCCTTGAAATGCTTTGTGGTAGGGTGGCGAGAGGACATCTGTTCCAGCTTGAACACCACGGATTTTAGCGATTTCGGGAGTGTTTTTTTGAGCGGGGAGAATACCGCCATGTCCAGGTTTTGCGCCTTGAGAAAGTTTAATCTCTACCATTTTGATATCGGGATGATCCACTGTTTTGGCAAACTTATCGGGATCAAAATTGCCGTCATCTGCTCGGCAGCCAAAGTAGCCTGTACCAATTTGCCAGATGAGGTCTCCACCTTGAGAGAGGTGGTAGGGACTGACTCCGCCTTCGCCAGTATTTTGGGCAAAGCCGCCTTTGGCGGCGCCTTTATTCATGGCCATAACGGCATTGGCGGAGAGGGAGCCAAAGCTCATGGCGGAGATATTGAAAATGCTAAGATCGTAGGGTTGTTTACAATCTGGTCCCCCCACAGAGACTTTAGGATTTTGTTCAATACTATCAAAGTCTAGGGGGTAGGTTGAGTGGGTCATCCATTCGTAGCCTTCATCGTAGATATTGAGTTGGGTTCCAAAAGGGACTGTTTCTTTGGCTTTTTTGGCTCTTTGATAAATGAGAGAGCGTTTGCGTCGGTTGAAAGGGGTATTGTCTAGGTCCGACTCAATAAAATATTGGCGGATAGCTGGGCGCAGGCTTTCTAGAAAGTAGCGCAGACGGCCAAGTAGAGGGTGTGTTTTACGAATGGCATGATCCGTTTGGATCATATCTTGAACTCCCATCACAAAGAGAGGGACCAAAATGAGTAGCGCCCAAAGGAAGTGAATGGAGATAAAATAGGCCGTAATCGCGGTGGCGGCAAAAAGCAGTAGCGATACGGCCAGAAATTTTTGAGGTAAGTTGTTAATCGTCATAATTAAGTCAGTGAGTACCTGACTATTTAGCCTTTTTGACCCACTTTTGGAGTTTTTTGGCTGCTTTAGGATCTGAGGGACGAAGGGCATCTCTATCGACAAATTGGCCTTCAGTATCAACAATCAGGTAATGAGGAATGCTATAAATATAAAAAAAACGAAGTAGTTCTTTACTGTCTTTGCCTCCTCTTCTCCAGTGTTCGCCAGTTTGGCGGATTTCTAGTTTATCGAGGGCTTTTTGCCAAGCATCGGCTTTGTCATCTACAGAAAGGTAGAGGAAAACGACTTCATCGCCTAGTTCTTCATGTAATTTTTTAGAGCTGGGCATTTCTTTTTTGCAGGGCCCGCACCAGCTGGCCCAAAAATCAATATAAATGACTTTACCTTTGTGTTGGGCCAAAATATCGGCTAGGCTTTTTTCGCTTTGGCCATCGGCAGAGGTGAAAGAATGACTACTTAACAGTTCGGGTAAGGTTTTGTTGGATTGGGCAAAGAGAGAACCATTAAGTAGGAAAAGAAAACTAAGAGAGAAGAGTAGCTTGTTCATGCGTGTAATTTTGAAATGAAGTAGAAGGAAGGAGGGAAATTTTGGGCGACAATATTAAGGCCAGCTTTTCTTTTGCTTTGTAGCCTTGGATACAAAGAGAAATATTTTGGTTTAGGGAGGCGGCGAAGCCGCCGAAAAGGAGCGAAGCGACCTGGCTGAGGGATGGACAGCAGGGCTGCCGCAGGCAGCAGACCAAGGCGCTTTTGCGCCGCAGGGCCGAGCGAATAGCGAGCTGCGAAACAGCCCGACCCGCCAGTAGGGCGGGGCAGCCCCAAATAATTAGGAAACTGATATTTAGCCTTCAAAAAATAGGTATTGCTAGGCGAATATTTAGCATGCTTCTAAAAAAGATTTAGTGAAATCTAGGATTTTTAAGAAGTTGTTTATCTTTGCAAGCAAATTTTTTTTTATAAGATCAAATCAGCTGGCTGAAAAAGAAAGAGATAGAATGGCAGATCAACCCATAAAAACAGAGCTTCAAGATTTTGATGTAGATCAGTTTCGTGATCAAACGGCAGAAACTTTTGAGAAGTATAAGAACGTGATTATTGGCGCTTTGACCGCCGTTTTGATTATTGGTGTGGGCTATTATGCCTACAGCAACCTCTATATGAAGCCTAAGAATGAAAATGCTAATAAGGCGATTTTTAAGGCAGAGGCGATGTTTGAAAAAGACTCTTTTCTTTTGGCGCTAAATGGTTCTGGTGCTGCTTTGGCTGGTCAGATGGGAGGCAGTTATGAAGGTTTTCTAGACATTATTGCTAACTATAGTGGTACTGAGGCGGCTAATCGTGCGCATTACGGTGCTGGAGTTTCTTTGCTTCGCTTGGGTAAGGCTGAGGAGGCGATCAAGTACTTGGAAGCTTATGATGGTAAGGATGGTGCGACTCAGGCTACTGCTTATGGGCTTTTGGGTGATGCTTATTCTGAGCTTAACGATAATGAGCAGGCTTTGAGTTATTATAAAAAGGCGATGAATGAGAGTCCAAATGAAATGATTACGCCTATTTTCATGCGTAAGGCTGCTTTTTTGCAAGAGACCAACATGAATGATGCGAGTAGTGCATTGGCGCTTTATAAAGAGATTGAGCAAAAGTATCCTGAGGCTGCAGAGCGTTTGAACATTGCTAAGGATGTTGTTCGCTTGGAGCAAGGAAAATAAGATAAGAAGAAGGAAAAAGGGCGCTGACCAGCTGGTCGGCGCCCTTTTTTTTGGCATTTAGTTACGCTTAAATTGCGATAATTTCGAAGCCATTAGAGGTTGGTCGAAGGATAAACATTGCCATATCTGAAGCGGAGAAGAGTTCTTGCTTTTTGGGGAGTAGGTTGGCTCCATTGAAAAAGATATCGCCGGCTTGGAGATTATACATCTGTTGGCGTTGAGGATATTTGGAGGCAAATTCTTCTTTGTCCATTACCTCGGCTTTGTAGCTATCCAAATACATTTGGTAATTGACTTGGATATCGTTGCGGATAGGGTTTTCCTTACAAAAGTCTGTTCTTAACTGAGGACTAATACTAAATTGCTGTCCAGACTCCATGGCAATGACTTGAGCAGCTAGACTATTAGCTACAATTTGGCAATTGCCATCAAAATAAGCCTTGATAAGATCTTGCCCAAAAGCGAGTGCTTTTGCTTTTTCTTTAGTGATAGGAGCAGAGATAGTACTGCTGTTAATTGTGCTGGCCTTTTTTTGGGCGAAAAGATTCGGGCCCGCCAAAAGGAAGCAGGCCGTAAAGAAAAGACTGAATACTGTTTTCATCATAATTTTTATTCTTTTGAAAGACGATCAATCAATCGTCGCGACATATCTACAAAGTTTTCTTCAGAGATTAGGCCAATTAGTTCTTTATTCTTTAGAACGGGTAAAATTTTTACTCCCTCTTTTCGCATCATTTTCATGACTTCTGTAATGGTATTTTGCGGGGCTACCGTTTTGGGATTGCGGCGCATGATATCGCCCACCGTTTTATTCTTATCTTTATTCGGGTTCGATAAGTAACGCATAATCGATTTTGCGGTGACTACGCCCTGTAAGTGCCCCTCTTCATCTTCTACGGGCAGGTAGTTGAGGTCGTTCCAGTCCATAAGGCTGTAGGCATACTCCACAATATCATCCTGATGAACGGTAACCAAATCGGTGCTCATAAACTCTTCTACTAGTAGTTTAGAGGGATCGTATTGGTGAAATTGTCCTAGCTCTGGAATTTCCCATTCATGCACGGGCCGACTCTGTGTTTGATGCTCATAAATGGCTGCTGTAATAGTGGTCAAGCTTTCATCTACGCTAGTTTCTTTCTTAAATTTAGAGAAGGTGCGCAGAATCCAACGGGCGCCATTACTATGTCGACGCACTCGTTCTTCCATGATGCCCAAATAGCGATCAATATGCAGCGGATGAATGTTGCGATGCTCTAAACCCGCTCTGGCCATAGGCAAAAGCTCTTCTAAAACCAAGGTACGAGCATTGACCTTTTTGTCGCCCGTCCAAGTAAATTCAGAATCAATTCCCATCTTAGCCGCCTTGATAAAGTTGTCTCGAGCATCATCAAAACTCATGAGTTTGGTGATGTCATCATGCGCCAAAGCCATGCCTTCCATCAAGCCCAACCAAAAGGCCGAGTTGGCCATTTCGTCAATTACTGTGGGGCCTGCACCGAAGACGCGGTTCTCTATCCGAAGGTGCGGTTTGCCATTGCCCGAAATACCATAACAAGGGCGATTCCAACGATAAACTGTACCATTGTGCACTTGCAAGGCCTTTAGCTTAGGCGCTACTTTTTCAGCCAAGCGTTCTAGAGAATCTTCCTCAATATCGGTTCCCAAAATGATGCGGAAACGGGTAATGTCTTCTTTGTAAATCTCTAGGGCCGACTTATGTAACCAATCATGTCCAAAGGTTACCCGTGGACTCTGATCGCGCAGGTGATCTCGGCTCTTTCTATTATCAATAGATTGCTGAAAAAGCGCAATTCTAGACTCATGCCAGAGCCGTTTGCCAAAGAGCAGGGGCGAGTTGGCGGCCATTGCCAAGACTGGCCCCGTGATCGCCTGAGCAATGTTATACATTTTGACAAAATCCTGCGGACGAACCTGTAAATGTACCTGAAAACTAGTATTACTAGCCTCTAACAAGGGCGAATCATGCCGCACAATCAATTCATCAATTCCTACAATATGCAATTCATAATCACTGCCCCGCATTTTGCGCAAAGCATGCATCAAGGCCGCATAACGCTCTTTGGGCGTAAGCTTGCTCATGTGCAAATCAAATTTGCGTAAAGAGGGCAAAATGCCCGTGAGCAACAAACGACTGTCGTGCCGAGCAGCCACCTTGGCCAACTCGCCCAATCGCTGACGCAACTCGGTTTCCATATTAAATAGGGCCTCGCCCTCAAAACGCTGAGGAGAAAGATTGATCTCTAAATTGAATTGCGCCAGCTCGGTGGTCAACCAATCTGGATGAAACTCTTCCAAAATTTGCATAGCAGTACAAGCTGGCTTATAATGCTTATCAATTAAACACATTTCTTGCTCGGCCCCAATGCGCATCACATCATCCTCAAACCAATCGCCCCCTAGCATCGTTTCAAATGCTTGAACGTCTTGTAGTAACTGCCGCACAAAATGCTGCATATCGCTCTTACTACTGGAGCTAGCTAATCGTACACGTTCTTCTCCCATATCGTCTCGTAATTAAATAAAATGTTAAGAACCGTACGAACATAAAAAGAACTCTACTAAAAAAGGGACTTTTACCCAATTTTATTGAGCTAACTTTCTTTAAATGCAAAATTTAATAGAAGATTTTTTTGTTTTGGGGCTGCCCCGCCCTGCGGGCGGGTCGGGCTGTTTCGCAGCTCGCTATTCGCTCGGCCCTGCGGCGCAAAAGCGCCTTGGTCTGCTGCCTGCGGCAGCCCTGCTGTCCATCCCTCAGCCAGCGGCGGCTGACTTTCATTTAAAGGAATATCGCCCTTCACTCTAAATTTTAATCTTATGCGTTTTCTCTTTGCTTTTTTCCTCCTCAGCACAAGTCTTTTGCTATCCTGCGATAAAAATGGCGACCGTCTCGAATTGCCTTTTACGACTTGGGTAGAAGTTCCTGCCGGACTCAATGGGGTACTGACCTATCACTTCCCCGCCGATATCTATACTAATGGAACCGTGCCCGAAAACCTCAAACAGGCACAACCCGCTCGAATCCGCCTTTATCTGGAAGATGGAGAGGCCTCTTTTGATTTTGCCCGTCGTGTTTATCTTGATGCTGTGACCGATAGTAGCCGCAATGAATTGGGCTACCGCTTAGATGTTCCACTAGACAATTCGGCTAGCTTAGATTTATTCCCCTCTATTGTTGATCTTAAAGATCAACTGGCTCAAGAACAGTTTCGCATAGAGGTGAAAATTGATTTGCGCTCAACGACTACCGCCACTAGCCGCATGAGAATTGAGTTAGACTTCTTGGCCGAATTGCTCGATTAAATAACGTAGGCCCAAGGCATACCCCCGCCAACCTAAACCCGAAATGACACCTACGGCCGCCTCTGCCATATAGGAATGTCGCCTGTAAGCTTCCCGCTGATGAACATTGGAAATATGTACCTCTACTACGGGCCGACTAATGCCCCGAACGGCATCCGCTAAGGCGATGGAGGTATGGGCATAGGCCCCGGGATTAAAAACAATCCCCAAATAGTCAAAACCAACGGCATGTAGTTGGTCCAATAAGGCTCCTTCATGATTCGATTGGAAATAATGTAGCCGATAGGGGAGCAATAGCTCGCCCATATCGGCTTTTATTTGGTCCAAGATCTCCTCAAAGTTAGCAGAACCATATACTTCAGGCTCCCGCTTCCCCAATAAATTGAGGTTTGGCCCATTCATTATCAATAGATCTTTCATTGCTGCGGTTAAAATGGTATTCGTCGCTGCGCTCCTCATGCGCAATATGTCCCCGCCCACCCACCCCTCTACGGGATTCCTTAAGGAATCCCTCGGGGCGGCTGGGCCAAAAACAAAACTAAGAGATTCTATACCAAAGGCCCAAAACAAAAAGCAAGAAAAATCCCGCTATTCCCATATAGGCTAAATGGGGCTCTTCCTTTTCGGGCATCTTGCAACGGATGGTCTTTTGCTGCTGGAGCAACTCTATGGCGCCTTGCCCCTCTTGTGGCTGGGGCTGGGCTTTGGGCGAGTCCGTTTTTTTGGGGGGAACAGGACAGCGGTCTATCGGCTTTTGTATTTCCTCTAAACCTGGACGATGCGGCTCTGCAGGGGGGGGACTTATTGTAGGCAGACTATCTTTTTCAAAACCAATAAACTCTACATACTTAGGGTATCGCTTGCGTAGCTCTTCCATCGAAAGCTTTTGTCGATGAATATATAAGTGGTTTTTTACGGTATCTGTCTTAAGTGACTGGTCCCAATCTCTGATGGTCTCTACCACCATAGAATCATTTAGCTTTTCTAGCCGAATCATCATGGGGGGAGGCAAACCAAAGTCATCCTCAGGCAGTTCGTCGGGATTAAAAAAGGGGAGTTCGCCCGCAAAACTTTTATAGGCAATCGCCTTGGTTTGGCCCCAAATGGGCGTTTGCCAAACAGCTAAGGCTAAAAGGCAGAAAATCAGTTGTTTCATTGCAGTATATTTTTGTAAAACAGCCGCAAACTACTCGCCAAAAGTTGAAGGTTCAGCTGGGTAAGGGCTAAGGGAAAAGAAAATCCCCTCGAAGGAGGGGATGACAGATTCTATAACCTAGGGTACAATCAGTGAGGGGGACAACCCACAGTTATGGCCGAAGGCCAAATGGCCTAGCGATGTGCAGCAGTGGCCCACAGGGCCGAGCGACCCGACCAACGGGAGCCGACGCAGCGAAGCAAGTAACAGCGAGCTGCGACAACCAGCCTCAAAGAGGCGCCAGTTCGACGAAGT
This window contains:
- a CDS encoding alkene reductase; protein product: MSILDPVQLGPLTLKNAVFMAPLTRSRADNPERVPTALHQEYYAQRASAGLLISEGLPISDRAGGYLFVPGIYTPAQVEAWKAVTAAVKAKGGHFFAQIWHVGRVSHPDLMNGQALLAPSALATGSKSRTHEGLKLSPVPKAMDQEDIQAVIAQFKQAAANALAAGFDGVELHTSNGYLFHQFFANSANQRQDKYGGSIANRARFLFEVLEAVQEVCPLERVGLRFNPMLDGHIGIDVDKETIPFFDYLLDKLNDYPLAYVHLTRPGQAFAHRQLATQEKDPNLFIQDVIGHYRQIYKGFLVANGGYTAETAAEELAQNRANAIAFGKAFISNPDLVQRMASNAAWTPWNSDTFYTQGPEGYIDYPFLEEG
- a CDS encoding FMN-binding glutamate synthase family protein, which produces MTINNLPQKFLAVSLLLFAATAITAYFISIHFLWALLILVPLFVMGVQDMIQTDHAIRKTHPLLGRLRYFLESLRPAIRQYFIESDLDNTPFNRRKRSLIYQRAKKAKETVPFGTQLNIYDEGYEWMTHSTYPLDFDSIEQNPKVSVGGPDCKQPYDLSIFNISAMSFGSLSANAVMAMNKGAAKGGFAQNTGEGGVSPYHLSQGGDLIWQIGTGYFGCRADDGNFDPDKFAKTVDHPDIKMVEIKLSQGAKPGHGGILPAQKNTPEIAKIRGVQAGTDVLSPPYHKAFQGPEGLLQFVAQLRQLSKGRPVGFKLCIGSEIEFYDLCKAMVKTGIKPDFITIDGGEGGTGAAPVEFSDSLGMPLRDGLSFAVDTLRGFDLKKDIKVLAAGKISCGFDLAKTLALGADACYSARAMMMAVGCIQALECHTNKCPTGVATQDKQLMKGLYIPDKAERIYSFHKKTVHALVELLAAAGMKDPSELSRRHILRRISMSEVRRYDQLYPEIPIGCLLEGQEGCLPDLYRKEMLQYLENGSNYE
- a CDS encoding TlpA family protein disulfide reductase, which codes for MNKLLFSLSFLFLLNGSLFAQSNKTLPELLSSHSFTSADGQSEKSLADILAQHKGKVIYIDFWASWCGPCKKEMPSSKKLHEELGDEVVFLYLSVDDKADAWQKALDKLEIRQTGEHWRRGGKDSKELLRFFYIYSIPHYLIVDTEGQFVDRDALRPSDPKAAKKLQKWVKKAK
- a CDS encoding tetratricopeptide repeat protein, encoding MADQPIKTELQDFDVDQFRDQTAETFEKYKNVIIGALTAVLIIGVGYYAYSNLYMKPKNENANKAIFKAEAMFEKDSFLLALNGSGAALAGQMGGSYEGFLDIIANYSGTEAANRAHYGAGVSLLRLGKAEEAIKYLEAYDGKDGATQATAYGLLGDAYSELNDNEQALSYYKKAMNESPNEMITPIFMRKAAFLQETNMNDASSALALYKEIEQKYPEAAERLNIAKDVVRLEQGK
- a CDS encoding CBS domain-containing protein, with translation MGEERVRLASSSSKSDMQHFVRQLLQDVQAFETMLGGDWFEDDVMRIGAEQEMCLIDKHYKPACTAMQILEEFHPDWLTTELAQFNLEINLSPQRFEGEALFNMETELRQRLGELAKVAARHDSRLLLTGILPSLRKFDLHMSKLTPKERYAALMHALRKMRGSDYELHIVGIDELIVRHDSPLLEASNTSFQVHLQVRPQDFVKMYNIAQAITGPVLAMAANSPLLFGKRLWHESRIALFQQSIDNRKSRDHLRDQSPRVTFGHDWLHKSALEIYKEDITRFRIILGTDIEEDSLERLAEKVAPKLKALQVHNGTVYRWNRPCYGISGNGKPHLRIENRVFGAGPTVIDEMANSAFWLGLMEGMALAHDDITKLMSFDDARDNFIKAAKMGIDSEFTWTGDKKVNARTLVLEELLPMARAGLEHRNIHPLHIDRYLGIMEERVRRHSNGARWILRTFSKFKKETSVDESLTTITAAIYEHQTQSRPVHEWEIPELGQFHQYDPSKLLVEEFMSTDLVTVHQDDIVEYAYSLMDWNDLNYLPVEDEEGHLQGVVTAKSIMRYLSNPNKDKNKTVGDIMRRNPKTVAPQNTITEVMKMMRKEGVKILPVLKNKELIGLISEENFVDMSRRLIDRLSKE
- the aroQ gene encoding type II 3-dehydroquinate dehydratase, which encodes MKDLLIMNGPNLNLLGKREPEVYGSANFEEILDQIKADMGELLLPYRLHYFQSNHEGALLDQLHAVGFDYLGIVFNPGAYAHTSIALADAVRGISRPVVEVHISNVHQREAYRRHSYMAEAAVGVISGLGWRGYALGLRYLIEQFGQEV